Proteins encoded together in one Camelina sativa cultivar DH55 chromosome 9, Cs, whole genome shotgun sequence window:
- the LOC104713921 gene encoding protein P21-like, whose translation MAYHKTIPIVFFFAFVTIIYFVISAEAATFTVKNSCPYVVWAATSAPEKPGGGKQLNQGETWSVSYDPGTIRARIWGRTNCKFDNSGRGGCQTGDCNGLLECNSYGRAPNTLAEFSLKQYADQDFIDISVIDGFNIPMEFSSASGQCSRVIRCTGDIIAQCPDQLRMDGACNGPCPVLKTEEHCCNSGNCGPTPLSMFFKQRCPDAYSYPKDDPSSLFTCNTGTNYNVIFCP comes from the exons ATGGCTTATCATAAAACCATCCCCATAGTATTTTTCTTTGCATTTGTTACCATTATATACTTTGTGATCTCAGCAGAAGCAGCTACGTTCACAGTGAAGAACAGTTGCCCATATGTTGTTTGGGCCGCCACATCTGCTCCAGAAAAACCTGGCGGTGGGAAGCAACTCAACCAAGGCGAAACATGGAGCGTTTCTTACGATCCAGGGACCATCCGAGCTCGGATTTGGGGTCGCACCAATTGCAAGTTCGATAACTCTGGAAGAGGTGGATGCCAGACTGGAGACTGTAATGGTCTCCTTGAGTGCAATTCTTATGGACGAGCACCAAATACTTTGGCAGAATTTTCTCTCAAACAATATGCAGACCAAGATTTCATCGATATCTCGGTGATCGATGGATTTAATATCCCAATGGAGTTTAGTTCTGCATCTGGACAATGTAGTCGTGTTATCAG GTGTACCGGAGATATTATAGCGCAATGTCCTGACCAACTAAGAATGGATGGTGCTTGCAACGGACCGTGTCCGGTGTTGAAGACGGAGGAACATTGTTGCAACTCCGGTAATTGTGGACCAACCCCACTCTCTATGTTCTTCAAGCAACGTTGTCCAGACGCCTATAGTTACCCTAAAGATGATCCTTCAAGTCTATTCACTTGCAATACTGGAACCAACTACAATGTCATTTTCTGTCCATGA
- the LOC104713922 gene encoding defensin-like protein 87, producing the protein MTTKKIIFLLMVVALILTPMVAGQLQATCRIAGMCKGQKACDERCAALGTQRGGVCTKFLGDLYCCCWDLHFSIAPKN; encoded by the exons ATGACAaccaagaaaattatatttcttttaatggTCGTTGCCCTGATCCTTACGCCCATGGTTGCAG GTCAACTTCAGGCTACATGTCGTATTGCGGGGATGTGTAAAGGCCAAAAGGCATGCGATGAAAGATGTGCAGCCTTGGGTACCCAGAGAGGAGGTGTTTGTACAAAATTCTTAGGTGATTTGTATTGTTGCTGCTGGGATCTTCACTTCTCCATTGCTCCTAAAAACTAA
- the LOC104713924 gene encoding defensin-like protein 87 — protein sequence MTTKKIIFLLMVVALILTPMVAGQLQATCRIAGACKGQKACDERCGALGTQRGGVCTKFLGDLYCCCWDRHFSIAPKN from the exons ATGACAaccaagaaaattatatttcttttaatggTCGTTGCCCTGATCCTTACGCCCATGGTTGCAG GTCAACTTCAGGCTACTTGTCGTATTGCGGGGGCGTGTAAAGGCCAAAAGGCATGCGATGAAAGATGTGGAGCCTTGGGTACCCAGAGAGGAGGTGTTTGTACAAAATTCTTAGGTGATTTGTATTGTTGCTGCTGGGATCGTCACTTCTCCATTGCTCCTAAAAACTAA
- the LOC104713925 gene encoding B3 domain-containing protein REM12-like isoform X2: MMIEDASDHHDNNIEYQRKKKVKQNNPETEPDCSCFVAHVTAASLETDALYLPQDFTSSNDLKRKCCKIVLKDGEERSWAMDLRFNKLSDTCYISRGWKHFCDENGKYAGSFFTFKLMENGETPLLSVWPTKSENDRTHGDNNSSHSDSDSTSPPNRNRFVTLTLTNDSLKSSRLYLPLPFVRENGMNNPRMVTLLGKDGIRWAANLLRENSGRMSLGKGMKDFSRANGLKIGESFTLELIWENATPVLNLFCKEVKIQNRFVTLTVTHDSLNNNRLGLPLSFMRENDMNKPGKIALLGKDGTKWIANLLQESRGRMSLGKGWKEFAKANGLEVGVSFTLESIWEDTTPMLGLFSIESTSDKRQQGECCSNASENKSIST, translated from the exons ATGATGATTGAGGATGCTTCAGATCATCACGACAACAACATCG AgtatcaaagaaagaagaaagtgaagcaGAACAATCCTGAAACAGAACCAGATTGCTCTTGTTTTGTTGCCCATGTCACAGCTGCAAGTCTAGAAACAGATGCActg TATCTTCCACAAGATTTTACAAGCTCTaatgatcttaaaagaaaatgcTGCAAGATTGTTTTAAAAGATGGAGAGGAAAGATCATGGGCGATGGATCTGCGGTTCAACAAATTATCTGATACTTGTTACATAAGCAGAGGTTGGAAACATTTCTGTGACGAAAACGGCAAATATGCAGGAAGCTTTTTCACGTTCAAGCTAATGGAAAACGGGGAAACGCCTTTGCTCAGTGTCTGGCCTACAAAATCTGAGAATGATAGAACACATGGAGACAATAACAGTAGTCACAGTGATAGTGATTCAACTTCACCACCAAACCGTAACAGATTTGTGACTTTAACACTTACAAATGACAGCCTTAAAAGCAGTAGACTG TATCTTCCATTGCCATTTGTGAGGGAAAATGGTATGAACAACCCAAGGATGGTAACTTTGTTGGGAAAAGATGGTATAAGGTGGGCGGCGAACCTTCTACGTGAAAACTCAGGAAGAATGAGTTTGGGAAAAGGTATGAAAGATTTCTCTAGAGCAAACGGATTGAAGATAGGTGAATCCTTCACACTGGAGTTAATATGGGAAAATGCAACTCCTGTACTCAATTTGTTCTGTAAGGAAGTAAAAATCCAGAACCGATTTGTGACACTAACAGTTACACATGACAGCCTTAACAACAATAGACTG GGTCTTCCATTGTCATTCATGAGAGAAAATGATATGAACAAACCTGGGAAAATAGCTTTATTGGGAAAAGATGGTACAAAGTGGATTGCAAATCTTCTACAAGAAAGCAGAGGGAGAATGAGTTTAGGAAAGGGCTGGAAAGAGTTTGCAAAAGCAAACGGCTTAGAGGTTGGTGTATCTTTCACGTTGGAGTCGATTTGGGAAGATACAACTCCTATGCTCGGTTTGTTCAGTATAGAGTCCACAAGTGATAAGAGGCAGCAAGGAGAGTGTTGTTCAAATGCTAGCGAGAATAAGTCTATTTCAACATAA
- the LOC104713925 gene encoding B3 domain-containing protein REM12-like isoform X1: protein MMIEDASDHHDNNIEYQRKKKVKQNNPETEPDCSCFVAHVTAASLETDALYLPQDFTSSNDLKRKCCKIVLKDGEERSWAMDLRFNKLSDTCYISRGWKHFCDENGKYAGSFFTFKLMENGETPLLSVWPTKSENDRTHGDNNSSHSDSDSTSPPNRNRFVTLTLTNDSLKSSRLYLPLPFVRENGMNNPRMVTLLGKDGIRWAANLLRENSGRMSLGKGMKDFSRANGLKIGESFTLELIWENATPVLNLFCKEVKIQNRFVTLTVTHDSLNNNRLNLFQGLPLSFMRENDMNKPGKIALLGKDGTKWIANLLQESRGRMSLGKGWKEFAKANGLEVGVSFTLESIWEDTTPMLGLFSIESTSDKRQQGECCSNASENKSIST, encoded by the exons ATGATGATTGAGGATGCTTCAGATCATCACGACAACAACATCG AgtatcaaagaaagaagaaagtgaagcaGAACAATCCTGAAACAGAACCAGATTGCTCTTGTTTTGTTGCCCATGTCACAGCTGCAAGTCTAGAAACAGATGCActg TATCTTCCACAAGATTTTACAAGCTCTaatgatcttaaaagaaaatgcTGCAAGATTGTTTTAAAAGATGGAGAGGAAAGATCATGGGCGATGGATCTGCGGTTCAACAAATTATCTGATACTTGTTACATAAGCAGAGGTTGGAAACATTTCTGTGACGAAAACGGCAAATATGCAGGAAGCTTTTTCACGTTCAAGCTAATGGAAAACGGGGAAACGCCTTTGCTCAGTGTCTGGCCTACAAAATCTGAGAATGATAGAACACATGGAGACAATAACAGTAGTCACAGTGATAGTGATTCAACTTCACCACCAAACCGTAACAGATTTGTGACTTTAACACTTACAAATGACAGCCTTAAAAGCAGTAGACTG TATCTTCCATTGCCATTTGTGAGGGAAAATGGTATGAACAACCCAAGGATGGTAACTTTGTTGGGAAAAGATGGTATAAGGTGGGCGGCGAACCTTCTACGTGAAAACTCAGGAAGAATGAGTTTGGGAAAAGGTATGAAAGATTTCTCTAGAGCAAACGGATTGAAGATAGGTGAATCCTTCACACTGGAGTTAATATGGGAAAATGCAACTCCTGTACTCAATTTGTTCTGTAAGGAAGTAAAAATCCAGAACCGATTTGTGACACTAACAGTTACACATGACAGCCTTAACAACAATAGACTG AATCTTTTCCAGGGTCTTCCATTGTCATTCATGAGAGAAAATGATATGAACAAACCTGGGAAAATAGCTTTATTGGGAAAAGATGGTACAAAGTGGATTGCAAATCTTCTACAAGAAAGCAGAGGGAGAATGAGTTTAGGAAAGGGCTGGAAAGAGTTTGCAAAAGCAAACGGCTTAGAGGTTGGTGTATCTTTCACGTTGGAGTCGATTTGGGAAGATACAACTCCTATGCTCGGTTTGTTCAGTATAGAGTCCACAAGTGATAAGAGGCAGCAAGGAGAGTGTTGTTCAAATGCTAGCGAGAATAAGTCTATTTCAACATAA
- the LOC104713926 gene encoding B3 domain-containing protein REM-like 2: MSVVSACDVRQLPSPRNIDLNKTVNTSEKHQRPAEEGGDVHENEVLERAKRGKTKESIPEAGPDNSSFFALVTASNLESDTLYLPQDFTGSCGLPKKLCKVVLADGWGNSWELEMRYNQFSNRFYITRGWRHFCDELGKKVGGVFTFELMIKRGTPFLSFSHSKATLCYETSEDVDNFMTLNLSYDSLKNCRLYLPSVIMRRNGLAETRLVTLLGKDGTRTIANLVRETSERNFGRLSLGKAWREFALANDLEVGKKFTLECIWENATPILRLSDTKTRKYIKRGPKPKFSGFCKKVSVSNGAKDGKKRDKGKNIEEPINAASLIEKHRLVILPLVRQDAKACMLYLPSQFMKANGIDTPGKIVLLGRKGSVSWCGYMSRDGTVNVGIGWKNFCKANGVKIGASFSLEFKHNVDNTPVLQFRAKPRGININV, encoded by the exons ATGTCTGTTGTAAGCGCTTGTGACGTCCGACAACTACCCAGCCCCAGAAACATTGATCTTAATAAGACTG TTAACACCTCGGAGAAGCATCAGCGTCCGGCAGAGGAAGGTGGTGATGTTCACGAAAACGAGG TGCTTGAGAGAGCGAAAAGAGGGAAGACGAAGGAATCGATACCCGAAGCTGGTCCGGACAACTCCTCATTTTTTGCCCTTGTCACGGCTTCCAATTTGGAATCAGATACTCTG taTCTTCCACAAGATTTCACAGGCTCTTGTGgtctaccaaaaaaattgtGCAAGGTTGTTTTAGCTGATGGTTGGGGTAACTCATGGGAACTGGAAATGAGGTACAACCAATTCTCTAATAGGTTTTACATAACCAGAGGTTGGAGACATTTCTGTGATGAACTCGGCAAAAAGGTAGGAGGTGTGTTTACCTTCGAACTAATGATAAAGCGGGGAACGCCTTTTCTCAGCTTCTCCCATTCCAAAGCTACTCTCTGTTATGAAACTTCAGAAGACGTGGACAATTTTATGACACTAAATCTCTCATATGACAGTCTCAAAAACTGCAGATTG tatctTCCATCGGTAATCATGAGAAGAAATGGCTTGGCCGAAACAAGGCTGGTAACACTACTGGGAAAAGATGGTACAAGGACGATCGCAAATCTTGTACGGGAAACCTCAGAAAGAAACTTTGGGAGACTGAGTTTGGGGAAAGCTTGGAGGGAATTTGCTCTAGCAAATGATTTGGAGGTTGGTAAAAAATTTACACTGGAGTGCATCTGGGAAAATGCAACTCCTATCCTCAGGTTGTCCGATACAAAGActagaaaatacataaaaagGGGACCCAAACCGAAATTTTCTGGATTTTGCAAGAAAGTGTCTGTTTCCAATGGAGCTAAGGATGGAAAAAAACGTGACAAAGGCAAGAACATAGAGGAGCCGATCAATGCAGCATCACTAATCGAAAAGCACCGATTAGTGATATTACCACTTGTTCGTCAAGATGCCAAAGCATGTATGCTG TATCTTCCAAGTCAATTCATGAAAGCTAATGGCATCGACACACCTGGAAAGATAGTTTTGTTGGGTAGAAAAGGATCTGTGTCGTGGTGTGGATATATGTCAAGAGATGGAACCGTAAATGTAGGAATCGGTTGGAAAAACTTCTGTAAAGCTAATGGAGTGAAGATAGGAGCCTCGTTCTCTTTAGAATTCAAGCACAACGTTGACAATACTCCGGTACTTCAATTTCGTGCCAAACCCCGGGGAATAAACATAAATGTTTAA